In Camelina sativa cultivar DH55 chromosome 13, Cs, whole genome shotgun sequence, the genomic window ATCGTAGAGATGAAGTAAAGAGACAAGAGGGTTCATCTTCATCAGCAAAGATAAAGATTGTCCAATCCCACCTGCAGCTCCAAGAATTGCTACATTGAATCCTGGATTCCCACCTTTTGCTCTGCAGTTTTCTCTTCCCAATACCGAGTTCTTTGCTTCCATCTAAACaagaaggaaggaaaaaaaaatcactttcaGTCCTACAAGGCTTcattggaaacaaaaacaaattgatcTCTCTTACTCTCTACTCTCTACTGGCATCAGAAATCTTCAGTTACTAGAAATAAAAACTACACTAGTAAAAACGAACGTCAAGTTCGTAACTGAACTAAAGTTTGAGTCTTAATGActaatcacttttttttaagAGTGAATACAAATTATTATTGCTTGTTTTAGAACAACCAATGTTTAATGAACCAAATAAGGTAACTTGACTTAGAAGGTTGAATAGTAAATAAAACCTGAAGAGTGGAAGAAGGTTGAAGATGAGCTGAAATCATAGCAATCCTCTGGTTGGCATCTCCACGAAACTCCATTCTTGTGTTCCTCTGTTTGCTCTCGTTACAAAGCtgttaaaagagttttaatttgtatgttagagaagagagaagatgggGACTAGATTGAATGATTATGACGTTAagtattttgtaatatttgataattttgtgtGGAAACAAAATGttgttcattttgtttttttgtaggaaGCCTTCCTTATCCCTTTATCTTCAAGTTGTTCTCTCGTCTCCTTCACCGTTGTGGCTCTCAATTTTTCGGTACAAAAATAGGTTTTAACATTGAAGctataaaattatagtaaattTGGGTTCGACAATTGTATTGGCGATTGTAAATAAGCCCACTAAAGGCCCATAAGTGGAGAAGATAGTTTAGAAAGTGGTTTGACCAAGAAACAAGACTttgggttttgacttttgagtcatCGGTTTAGATGACAAAGAGTAACATAACCGGGTACATACAGAAAAACCAAGCAAACCAAAACGGCCCAAAAAATGCAGAGAATCCCCACGTAGTATACTACTCCCTCTCTTTCAAAATATAGcatgttttagtgaaaacatgcatattaagaaatagttacttttaaaaagtttaaccaatcatatacaagtctgcttaatataaaatataagttTAATCTAAAAGCTgcataaaaaattagaaacatcctatattatgaaacataaatacttctctaaacattctatattataaaacggatatgaaacggaggaagtactATTTTACACACAGGTCTTTGCTGAGAAGGGGTGACATTTTTACCAAACCACCAATGGCTTTCAGTTTCGACCCATGGAGCCACCAAGTAAAGACATTACTAGCCCACCACCGTGAACTCTCTCCTCCGGAACCATAAAGTCAAAGATGTTTGTTTCTCCTCCATTTGAATTACTTGGAGATTTCATTGACGAAGGTACAAGAACCTGCATTGGtatcatcatctttttcttcttctgtctatTCTCAAACTGTATTCTATCAACAGACTCAGTACAGTCGGAGACGGCGCTAGCTCCAGATTGAGAATGATGAGAAGCAGAGCCAACAACAAGGCCACTAAACAGTCCCGGTCCAATTAAACCGCTCTTGATTCCATCTCCTTTCTCCCGAGACATAACAGTGTTATGCGCAGCACATAAACCGCTTTTGCCTCTAGCAAACTTCTCGCATTTTCCATCTTCCCAAGAACATCTTTTCCCACCACCGTGAGCTTTACAGAAATCAGTACTACCTTGAGCACTCTTCTCACAATCAACAATCTTACAACGTTTCCCACCACCATGCTTAACACAACAGTCAGTGCGACCACGCGCACTCTTTGTACACCCCGCTACAGCACATCTTTTCCCACCACCATGAGCAACACAGAAGTTAGTTCCACCATGTACGCTTTTAGAGCAAATCCCACCTCCATCTGCGAGACAGCGTTTCCCACCTCCGTGTGCTTTGCACAGAGGAGTACTCCCTTCTGCTCCTTTGCTACATCCTGAAAATATGCAGCGTTTTCCTCCTCCATGTGCTTTACAGTAGTTAGTACTTCCTTGAGCTCCTTTCTCACAACCTGAAATAAACTGACATCGTTTTCCACCACCATGGGATATACAAAGACCAGCTTGTCCTTCAGCACTTCGTGTACAGCTTTCGATATTACATCTTTTGCCACCACCGTGTTTGATGCAGAGGCCCGATCTGCCACGTGCTGCTTTGTCACATCCTTCAGGGAACTCACAACGTCTTCCACCACCATGAGATATGCAGAAATCGGTTTTTCCTTCGGCGCTCTTGGTGCATCCCAAGTGCTCACATCTGTTCCCTCCACCATGGGTTTTGCAAAAAGTGGTTTTACTCTCTGCACCTTTGTTGCAGCCTGGTTTCTGACATCTCTGTCCTCCTCCATGGCTGATGCATAGTCCTGATGCTCCTCGAGCTCCTTTCACACATCCCATGAATTTGCACTTCCTCGGATTGCTACTCCTCTGCTGTACAGAGAACGTTGATGGCTCTAGGCTCACTTGTGAATGTATGCCGGTTCCAATATGATTAAGTTGTTCCCTCTGTGAAGGACTATTGACATTTGAATCTAACAGAAGTGATGGCATGTAGCCACCTGATCTCTTTGCAGAAGTAGAACCTTCATCAATAACAGGAATCACACGTTGTCGACCATCATTGATAGTATCTCGGGGCATAGTAAAATCTGTATATGTAGACAACGAACAATCAAGTCCGCTGAAAGTGTCTATGCTTACAGCAGGAAGACCAAGTTGTAGAGCTGAATCACCGAGTTGTTGAGTGAATCCAGAAGCAGGAtctttgttattgttattaACACTAAAACAATATGAAGATGAAGTTGGACCCAATCCAAGAACCAACCGGCAGCCATCATCAGTGCAATTAGAAACATTGGAACAAAAATAGTTTTGAGAACCCCGAAGGCACTTCAGGCTAAGATCGGTGTCACCCATATCAATGTTGGTGTCACTAGAGAGATGAGCTACACCGTCGTTCAAATTCATATGAAAACTAATAAGGATATAGATAAAAGAGAACTCCCCAAAAACTACCACTTAGCACATCACACGTGTAGTTATAAGCATATATTGGAGCAACTTGAGAGATGAATAACTTCCGCCAGTAACAAATCCCGATGTATCTGCCCTGTCCATCTTCAACAATGGGAAAGCAGAACTATTCTGCTAGTGTAACACCGTAAACCGAAGAATGTTTGTTGGAGATTATCAGGTTCTGCAGAAGAGCAATGATCTTTGTTGGAAGTTGTCCACGGGActgaaaaaaaatacagtaagCATGCAACTTGAGAGTTAAGGAGATGCAAGAAGAGCAAAGAACATTGTAATTATTGAATGCAATTTAACAGGCGAAGAAAAAGTGAATGTGAACTGAGACAAAGAACAATCAAGGGCACTATATTCATTAAGCATTTGAAGTTAGGAGCACAAGTTTGGAAGCTAAGTACTCAGCCTGAGACAGGAACCAAGTACCAACCAAATGATTTTTGGATGAAAATTGCAGCAGTAAGGTGAGATGTGACTGTACATCTTTACTCGaattcacaaaataaaagatttggGCAATGGTGATCAATGATATCATCACAAAGTCTAAagtcaaggtttttttttgtttgtaatataatatttgattagaATCATGATTGAAGATCCAAACATAAGACCCCAAAATCtgagaaaatatttgtttctcaAAGGTTTGACTTGGAAAAATGACTACTGAAAAAGCACGAGAGAACACCAGAAATGATGAGCTCATCCTAGTATCAGCAAGTTTATGAACAagtcaataaacaaaagaacaagaaaaaaaacctaaaccacAATTTGGGGAAGATCTATAAAAAAGATAGTTTCATTATGTAATTCTGAGTCTCTGCATACTTCACATAACAAAGATGTCATAAACCAAAACTGAAGACAAAACCAAGTCTAAAGatagaatcaaaataaaacacCTAAACTGAAAGTGACGATTGAAGAACAAGTGGtgagaataattaaaaatcagagAGGTtaatttcacaaaacaaaacagtcaTGCATTATAAAACAAGTCATGAACTACGATCAAGCAAATCAATGAAAAATCCAGAAGAAAATTATTAGATGCACAGTAAGGGAGAACagaaagaatcaaagaacaGAATTCAAAACCTGGTGGATCTGCAACTCGGGCTCCAGATAGAAATcgaaaggagaaaacaagaagaaaatttcaGAAACAGGTGTCCcaagaaagaagacaaatatTGGCAAAAAAATGATAGTGTCATTATTATAAGCCAATGGAGACTATGTGAGACGAGTCAGGTTTTGTCTTCGACTTGGAAAACCTAAACTACCCTCAGTCTTTGTCGGAATCTGATTGggcagaagaaagaaaaattgctTTTTCTTGGTTTGCTACCTTCAtgatacaaacaaaaacttGTAATGGAACATTAACTTTTGGGTCAATCACGAAAATTGTATAGATTCTTTCTAATAATATCTACAGTTTTCCATTCATAACTTttataaaagcaaaaacaaaaaagataacaatAAGAATTGGGACAATCAATCACAATGATTCTCTGGATGCTTTGAATATATATTGACATCAAAGAGTTGTATCAAAAGTCTAATACACAGTACAAATAGTGATCAGTGTTTTCATTTGAAGAATCAGAATGTAAAAACTATTTAAATTCATATTGACTAGTAAATTCCTCTACACGAGTATATAATGTATGATCATCTCACCTTTTTAGCAAGATAGCGATTAGGCTTCTTGCTTCTTCGCTTTGGTATCATCCAAAACTCCAACAAGGCATTTCTCAAGTAAGATATCAAAATTGACCCAAGCATGGTATTTGTTGAACAATAGCGTACCGTCTCTTCCAACCGCTTTCATCAGCATATCGACACCTCCAGGATGAAAATTCATATAAGGCGATATGTTGTACACGCGACCTTTCAAAACAGTCCACATTGAATCTCCTGATTTGTGCTTCTTTACTTCATCCATTGGAATAAGCCTCCTGTTTGACTC contains:
- the LOC104734965 gene encoding uncharacterized protein LOC104734965 → MNLNDGVAHLSSDTNIDMGDTDLSLKCLRGSQNYFCSNVSNCTDDGCRLVLGLGPTSSSYCFSVNNNNKDPASGFTQQLGDSALQLGLPAVSIDTFSGLDCSLSTYTDFTMPRDTINDGRQRVIPVIDEGSTSAKRSGGYMPSLLLDSNVNSPSQREQLNHIGTGIHSQVSLEPSTFSVQQRSSNPRKCKFMGCVKGARGASGLCISHGGGQRCQKPGCNKGAESKTTFCKTHGGGNRCEHLGCTKSAEGKTDFCISHGGGRRCEFPEGCDKAARGRSGLCIKHGGGKRCNIESCTRSAEGQAGLCISHGGGKRCQFISGCEKGAQGSTNYCKAHGGGKRCIFSGCSKGAEGSTPLCKAHGGGKRCLADGGGICSKSVHGGTNFCVAHGGGKRCAVAGCTKSARGRTDCCVKHGGGKRCKIVDCEKSAQGSTDFCKAHGGGKRCSWEDGKCEKFARGKSGLCAAHNTVMSREKGDGIKSGLIGPGLFSGLVVGSASHHSQSGASAVSDCTESVDRIQFENRQKKKKMMIPMQVLVPSSMKSPSNSNGGETNIFDFMVPEERVHGGGLVMSLLGGSMGRN